The genomic stretch TATTTGCATTCAGGAAGGCAGTGATTCCTAACCAGTGTGCCGCAACACATCTAGGTGTTGCGGCAGCACCGGCTATGTGTTGCTGCTTGCCACATCTCCCCGCTTTATGCCTTCCTCCTTCTGAGATCTGCCTTGTCGTATTTAGAGCAGGGCTTCAAGAAAGTGACCGCCAAtatccacaaatgcagacaacgGCCGCCATTTTCtagtagccctgctctaactatgCACGTAGCGGAGGCAGagaagtggggagggagacagcgctggaacacTTGGAGCTGGTCAGTAAACCACCACCAGCACAtgctactgggggctcctactcctagctatctatcctgagggcacctCGCTTCCTATCCTGAAGGCAGCTAAATCTCACTACCTATCTTGAGGCCACCTACACCTcgctacctatcctgaaggcacctacacctcgctacctattctgaaggcacctacaccttgctacctatcctgagggcacctacaccttgctacctatcctgaaggcacctacacctcggTTCCTATCCTGAAGGCAGCTACATCTCACTACCTATCTTGAGGCCATCTACACCTcgctacctatcctgaaggcacctacaccttgtTACCTATCCTGAGGGGACCTACACCTcgctacctatcctgaaggcacctacacctcactatctatactgaaggcacccacaccttgctacctatcctgagagcacctacacctcgctacctatcctgaaggcccctataccttgctacctatcctgagggcacctacacctcgctacctttcctgaaggcacccacaccttgctacctatcctgagggcacctacacctcgctacctatccttgctacctatcctgaggggcACCTACTCTTGGGGGCACCCACACCTTGCTACCTATcccgagggcacctacacctcgctacctatcctagaggcacctacaccttgctacctatcctgagggcacctacaccttgctacctatcctgaaggcatctacatctcactacctatactgaaggcacccacaccttgctacctatcctgagggcacctacacctcgctacctatccttgctacctatcctgaggggcacctactcttgggggcacctacaccttgcacatactcctggctacctatcctgagggcacctatgcctggctacctatactgagggcacctaaaactggctacctatactgagggcaccaacacctggctacctatactgagggtacctatacctggctacctgccaACCtaaactgagtctgagggcattttatttggggggggttGATGTGaggtctgagcatttggcgtcatGTGTCACAACTTTAAAAGGGTTGGGAACTACTGCAGTAAGGCATTATGAATTCACACATAGGAAACCCGAGTATAAAACTATAGAGCATGACTGAAAACATGATTTGCTCAGCAGCTGTGCAATTACGGTAAAAAACTTTCAGTGTGTATATCAGACTGATCTTAATAGTTTCTGTAAAGATGCGTCAGCTAGCATATTCCTAGTGGCTAGAAAAAACATGAAATATGAAGTTTATGCATTTTATAGAGTTACTGTAGCAGCTGTGTGGAGAGGAGCAGAGATAACATCAGAGAGGATCTCTTTTTAAACTTCTGGTAGACAGGAGAGGTGTGAAAACCATGAAGTTTGGAGACTGTCAGGCTGGTAAGAGTGTACTGTATGAGGTTCTGTCAAATCTGATAAATACTTTTTGCCAGCAGGGGTGCTGATAAGAGATGAGAGCTGAAAGCTAATTAACTCTGTGTTCTTCTGAAAGTGATAACTGGAAAGGTTTAACCCTCTGCTCGGCTGGGACATTGTAATTGAAAAATTATTTATTCGATATGAAATATCACATGTGGCTTTTGCCTAGCTTTTAAATACAGTTTGGCAGGATATGTACATTGCACAAGTTTTTACTCGTCTTCAGTTTATTTTTTCTGGTATAATTATACCCTAAACATACAGTATTTTTCATAGCTACTGTATATGTTGCGTTGATCTTACTCaataaaaagatatatatatataatgtacagcCCTCACTAGAgcacacttagggcccgtttccactgttctcAGGTGGTGTGCGTCTTGCGAGAGGCGATGTTGTCACAGAACTCCTTATACAAATATGACAGACTCCTTAGTGCTGTGCAGAAATCACTAATCTCTCCTCATCAGTGCCTGCATTAGAGGAGCTTACATGTTAGTGTTCTCACCACAGTCCTTGACTATTATAGCTCTGTCATGTTCCAAAGTGCAGTACAATTTTCCAGaccacttatttccagataccatcctacatgcaatctcgactctactaacaatatccttctgtcttcttcactggtcacctcttcccactgccgcttacaagacttttctcgatcttctcccctcctctggaacactctccctcaacacatctgacactcacccacacttacactttttaggcgcaatctgaaaactcacctctttaggcaagcatactctcctacctagctaGAACactgcccactaaccaccatttctacAACCCCACACACAGTTTCTCTTTGCCTACGGTCCTATACCTTAAACCTTTagcctgtaaggccttttggccagggctctcctccccttttgtctcacaatgttgTGTAATGGGtgaacatacctcccacccctgtgtaaaatatgtaggtaatttgttcactgcattagctgttatccattcttgtcttgtattaactgctgtattgtttgttttgtattgttataccctgtatgctgttgtacagcgccacggaagatgttggcgctatataaagcaataataataataataataacttacaCCAGACTGCACAAGAGTTGCTTTCGTTCTAATGCCACAACTCAACACACAgtccagtggcataactagaaatcatgggAACCCCCAgccaaactttgatgccccccccaatggtcacaccctCTCCCTTGCCaaccccctggtgaccctcacagcctagaaggcccatcttgcaagggtcataaaacatgtGGACATCACAATATTAACACCCATAagaagcagaggcgtagctagggttttcggcATCTGGGGACAAagtcagtttttgcgccccctcgTTACAAGGTATGAACCATAAGGAAGTCCATCATGCTTTCCCAGAGATGTTTAAGTTTTAGAATTATTTCCTGCATGTCCGATCTACACCTGATTAACCCCTTAagggggccactgcagctttaaagagaaccagaaaccacaagaaaaagatgttatacatacctggggcttcctccagccccatcagcctggatcgctcccacgccgcctttctccgctgcctctgtccgcccgtaccgggtcccgtcatttcagccagtcgacgcaagcgcagtgcacttcctccgtactgcacaggcgcatgcgtacaaagccggagggagcccctgtgcatgcgtacaactggtcgcctccggcggaagtgacgggaccctgtACCGGTGATAGAGGCGGCGTGGgaccgatccaggcttatggagctggaggaagccccaggtatgtataacatctttttcattttttagagattgttcatctctggttccctttaaggcctcgctgcagggccgcacaacacagcacacaagtgattccccacccccttccttttctcctcacaaacagagctctctgttggaggGGCCTGattgccccccagatgtttgtttattttacagcaaatatttatttcctttattttttaataaatatgtactttttttttattatttttattgtcctccctccctccccccactagccaatCACTGGGATCGGCTgtcacaggcttcagcctatgatagcGGATCACCCccgagccaatggaggggacagccgtgtcccatggctgtccccagtacaacactGCCTTaggtcgcagcgctgtacaggcataaaagatggcggttttgccgtctaacagtctcctagtggcggatagccgctgggagactgaagacaagcggggatgcgcgcgcagtgacgttaggcggtcctgggggagccaccgcgttcacgcccatcAGCTGATTACAGCAGGGAGATAGAATAAAACAAAACTCCGGGgcagagagcaggaggaagcgGGGGAGAAGATTGGATCCTTCCACTGTCTTTCATAGACTCTTCAGGGACACATCAGGGAAAGTAAAACCTGTAACCGCACCCCTagatgctgcgcccggggacagatGTACcccttgctccccccccccccccccccgtagctaCTCCTCTGATAACAAGCGTagacacaaaaacacctgatctaaaggatgTACCCCATTACCAGAAGgaatgaagtagtagttggggcccccttacagctgtgGGCCCCCTGAAGTTGCAGAGACTGCTcttctgtagttacgcccctgccacagtcacacactctcaTTATTTGGATATTTTGAATGTATTTTAATAAATGGAAAGCTCGTCACCATGCCTGTCACATTTTGTTCTATGTTTCAGGGAATCCTAAGAAAAACATCATGAAATCCACATATCTTCTGAAGACGGTGCTCTTTTTCTGTGCCATAACCTATTCCGATGGAAAGTCGCCGTCCAAGGGCCGCTTCATGGCCTCCATCTTCTCAGACTTGACTCCTGAGGAAATGAAGTCTATTCATACCTTCCTTGTGGACCAGAAGAATCTGAACCTGGTCTCCAGCCAGAATACACTGAACAAAAACGCAATCTTCATGATGGACCTCAACTTGCCAAAAAAACGGAACGCTCTAAACTTTCTagacagagatggcccgaaaccaGCACGAGAGGCCAAAGTTGTCATACTGTTTCGTGACCAACCCAACCCCAATATCACAGAATACGTTGTGGGTCCACTGCCTCATCCATACTATTACCGACCTATAACTCCCAAAGGAAATAGGGTCATCCCATTTGCGTCACGGCCTGTGACAGCTATTGAATATGAAAAGATATACAAGAAGCTTGTGGAAATAACACTGGAATTCAACCACATTTTACTGGAGATTTCAGGTTATTCTTTCTATAATTGTTCAACGCGCTGCCTAACCTTCTCTGATATCGCTCCCCGTGGCCTGAAGTCTGGAGAACGCCGCTCTTGGATAGTCTTACAGAGATTGACGGATGGGTTGTTCCTTCACCCAATAGGCTTTGAGCTGTTGCTCAATCATCATTCTCTGCATCCCAAGGATTGGACGGTGGAGAAGGTCTGGTATAATGGACAATACTTCGACAGTGTTAAAGAGCTAGTTAGGAAATTTGAGAGAAATGAGGTGACCAAATTTATAGTTCCGGAATTAACGGAAAATGTATTGTATTCAACTTTCACACCACGAGGAGAGTTTAAGACCAAGACTGATATTCATGGACCCAAGATATGTGAGCCCCAGGGCAAACGCTATAAAGTTTTAGGCAATTACGTAGAGTATACAGGGTGGAACTTTGCCTATCGCGTGCATGCATCTTCTGGTTTGCAGATATTTGACATACAGTACAACGATGAGCGGATAGCCTATGAGGTCAGCATACAGGAAGCTGTTGCATTTTATAGCGGTGCCTCTCCAGCGGCAATGCAAACAAAATACATTGATTCGGGATGGGGGATGGGCACAGTACACTACGAGTTGGCCAAAGGCATCGATTGTCCAGAGATGGCCACTTACGTAGACTTGTACAGCTTTTATGACACAAATGAGCCGGTGCATTACAAGAATGCGTTGTGCATTTTTGAGCTGCCTATGGGGATGCCGTTAAGGCGTCACTTTGACAGCACCCATGATGGTGGCTACAAATCCTATGCTGGTTTGGAGAGCCATGCCTTAGTGGTGAGGACCACATCTACAGTCTACAACTATGACTATATCTGGGACTTCCTCTTCTACCAGAATGGGGTGATAGAGGTTAAAGTCAGCGCTACAGGTTACATCCACGCCACGTTCTTCACCCCCGATGGCCTACGCTATGGAAGCCGAGTTTACAGTCATGTACTGGGGATGCTCCATACTCACCTGGTGAACTACAAGGTTGACCTGGATATTGCAGGTAAGACGAAACACAACAGCTGGGGCTCATTTTCACTAGGACTTTTTTGCCTTTTCAAAAACATGTTGCGATTCACTACGACAAGTGCTTTTTCAAAGAACTCTGTTCTACCATTCAcacttatttgttttgttttctttattttttttactgatacATGAATGCACGCCATGCTGCATTTGATGCATTAAGCACTTTCACTAAAATTATGTAATTGCTGCAGTCTTAATTCTCCTAAAATAAATGTAGCGTGCCACCGACCATTTTCCCTGCACTCACACGTGTACAtgaaaaaaaggtgcctggaaaaaagggcgcaggggattgctgctagtagaagATCAGTAtacttaccaatattctattacttaattccaatagtgaaatattggtaatcttacctaaccaaaccctactctcacacagaacccaccttctaccgatgcctaacccttaacccttgcACAATTTAGGCCTAAACCTTAACCCAGCCCCTGATGGTGACTACCTTTTAACCTTCCCTtgctgcctaacccttaaccccactCCACTCCCCCAACCCCGGTAGAACCTAAcacgtaccccccctccccccaccataaATCTGCAATAACTTTACATTTGAGTGCCCAAAGTTACTGATAAAATAGCGGGTGTTAGGGTTACCTGCTGTTTTATTGGTAGCCTCAGCTGCCGAAATGTATTTTGATGGCTGCTATTCATGGCCTTGGGTGCCCATCATTGCCGCTAATCGCGGCCTAGGGAGCACAATATTCCAAAGTACCGCTTGCGCCCAGATTTCCAGTTTCGCACTCCCACTTGCTAGCAGTAATGCGGCACTTGCATTCTTACAGTTGTGTTTATTGGCttaatgtgctgtgtgtgtgtgcccaacAGCCAGCGTGTTTTTTCAGATAGCATActcgtagattttttttttcttctaagttttactCCATTTTTCCAGTTGTAACTGAAATAAAAAGACAAGAAGGCCAAATCCCTCATTATACTTCTAACCAGCTACCTCTACCAAACTGGAAATAAGCATCCAATTTTAATGTCTCTATGCTCAagataaatattaaaaaatgagtttaaaaaacgtgtttccccaaaaatgttttcatgcatttatttatttatttttgtttaatatgtggagttaaaaataaaaaataaaagccctataacaaaaaaaaaaaaagattctaaaATGATCTGTCGGGTACATTACAAAACAGCTTTGATTTGAGAACATGGTCCATCACTACAAACAAAAAATGGTCCAATACTAAGTGATGTTTGCACTAAGAATAGTGAAGAGGATGAGTATGTAACAGGCAATTTGGGCGCATAGCGTGCCTGGAAGCTTGGGCACCACCATAAACTGCACCAGCTATGGCGGCACAGACTGAGacataaacatttgcataaaaacaaggaacaccaagagccccaatagtgtaatatgtactggtaaatggttactagatagagtaaatattaatactcacaaaccagggttaccattaggcaaccactgtaaaggcaggtggggagattttcctgacactactcaggaataagaagtcgctctctgtagataggaaaaaagggggttcaaccctccacccagggtggactcaatattatgcaggagaacagaggcaccaacaggataaaaggaagctaaatgagcttaaaaaccgaattcttggtaaatagaggaggtagtggtggacttacctcctccaagtagacacacaacgactgtagtaaagacagtcaatatattttatttatgaactccaaacatgcaacgcgtttcgcaggtttgatcccgcttcatcaggcaataacaacagagcaatagcatatgtggtcagtagaagagccaggcacctcttagGTGAGTcgatgtgtgtctacttggaggaggtaagtccaccactacctcctctatttaccaagaatttggtttttaagctcatttagcttccttttatcctgttggtgcctctgtttttctgcataataaacatttGCATACTAAAGATCCAACATCTAAATGCAAGCAAAGCAACTTGGTGTATGTAGACGGTAGACCAATGTACAGCAAAGTCTCACAGGGGGAATTGCCTGATGCcacatacatgtgcttgccggttgcttgagtaaCCAGCCAAAAATAGCACAAACCTCCTCCCCGTGCAGCATAAACTACTTACCAATCCTTCAGGGGCCGTCTTCTACACTTGCCGAAATCCTCTGTGTAATGCTCTCGGCAAACAGTTAACCGACCCGCTTCGGGTGAGGTGACACCGAAAGCTGTGCATGGATACCAGGAAGCCACTGGGAGCTGCAGGATGCGTAGGAGACTGCTTATGGAGGATTGGTGAGTAGTTTATGCCCTGCAAACCCACCAAAAGATCTGTCCCACGTcatccccctcaggcatgccggttagttgagttctggataacggggactttgctgtactaagGAGAGGAGAAGACAGGCCCATACACTAGGGAGGGAGATCAAACAACTTCTAAGTAAGTACATGGGCCAATATATAAGGGGtagctctgcaggtcaggactcaaaCACTGTTTACCTACACTTCAAAGGAAGGGACACTCTTTTGAGGAAGGTGAGGTGCACTTTCGGGGATAAAGattcaaggggccatatgcaattcacttcttctcctgacttttcacccAGGTGATAATTTTACACcttatcataaaatgccttttaagtcgccaacgagcaagaaaatactcaaaatagatttgatagtactttttcaccaacgtttgggtactttttcaattgtaaaatgctgaaaatttagtttacagggaagataaaaattatctcctaggagaaaactcaggtgaaaaacttaattgcatgtgggcctagATGTTTTAAAAAGGTCATCTAGGTCAAACTCAAAGCATCCCTAAACAGggaagatggcctttaacacTATGTGTCATCAACTGCCATGCTGCATTATCATCCTTACCAAGACAGTTTAAGGACAATACATACCTGAAGCCAGGGAGCTGAAACAAAAAGAGTGTCATTTAGCCTATACTGTTTTTGGTCTACAAAAAGAAAGACAGTATTTTCTTCTCCACAGTAAGAGTGAAGCCCTATAAATGCActagatggttcttggccaaGGCCTCTACTCAGCCGTGAGTGACGAAACTAGGCGCCACCATAGTAGAAATGTTATACTGTGCGGGGCGCATacgggtaatttggggttccagcGAATGTTGTACCCCAAATTAAatctccccccaaccccccctcccccccccccccccccccccgagttaaCGTGACTTGGAGGCTAATAGTATTTTATGCTGCCGGGGATTTGATTTCATTTAATTCGGCTtaccctgcacccagctcaccgGTGGTAGacatatacaggggttggacaaaataatggaatcaccttgaaaatcaaccaaatatattttaatatagtgtaggtccaccttttgtggcaattacagcctcaattctccgaggtattgattcatacaaattgtgaattgtttccaaaggaattttagcccattcttcagttaaaacaccctccagttcttttagagatgatggcggtggaaatcgacttcttactggaATCTCTAAtaagaccataaatgctcaataatgttgaggtctggggattgtggtgggcagatgagatgctcaacttcattagaatgttcctcgtgccattctttaacaattctagctgtaaggATTGGggtattatcatcttgaaagatggcattcccctccggaaacagttcttgaaccataggatgaacatggtcgcccaaaattcctaaatagtcttggAGGTTAATtcatccatgaagggaaatcattggcacaGCAGAATTCCAAGAAATAGTACCCCAGATCATCACTGAACCCGCCATGTTTTacagttgggagaaggcagtctggatgaaatgcttttttccgctgtctccaaacgtacactcgccgGAGGTCGAAAATAAgataaacgatgattcgtcagagaaaatcacatttttccactgctcgagggaagaattctggtggtttctacaccactctaaacgctttgaaacatttgtctttgagagcagagattttctaattgcagttcttacgtgatttgtgcagctcccgacgaacagtttttgtggaaactgggttctcctaaattcagctctgcagtgattttaggagccgtggtcttgcaagcctttgtaacaattcgatttagagtccgacgatctctctcagacaacttcgactttcggccacaactgtgctttgctgaggacgttttttcttctttttcaaaggcagtcattacttttgagacagtacctcttgaaatgacaatgccgggcagtttctgttacagtagcgcctgccatacgtgcaccaacaatttggcctctttgaaagtctgagagatctgccatttttataaattataaccaacttttttttaaaatatctgtaaaaaaaacaattattttaattgaacatatcaaataacaaaaataataaacaaaaaaaatgtaatatatgtcaagttttgattgcttaaagagactatgAAGCCAATgtaaaaacagctttttaccttttatttatgttaggcatgtttgcccctgttaaaatgCCACTATCCCGCAGCAGAATGAGAGTTTTTTACCCCTCAAATCCcctggggcacattgcggggagcgcttccgtgagaggcagagcttttggctgcagctctgcctctacacgcgtttatcagcgcagatcgccgcctctccccgcccctctcagtcttcctttgattgcttaaagagactatgATGCCAATgtaaaaacagctttttaccttttatttatgttaggcatgtttgcccctgttaaaatgCCACTATCCCGCAGCAGAATGAGAGTTTTTTACCCCTCAAATCCcctggggcacattgcggggagcgcttccgtgagaggcagagcttttggctgcagctctgcctctacacgcgtttatcagcgcagatcgccgcctctccccgcccctctcagtcttccttcactgagaggggtgggggagaggccggCGATCAGTGctgattgacgcacatggaggcagagctgcagccaaaagctctgcctccccgggc from Hyperolius riggenbachi isolate aHypRig1 chromosome 5, aHypRig1.pri, whole genome shotgun sequence encodes the following:
- the LOC137518086 gene encoding diamine oxidase [copper-containing]-like; translation: MKSTYLLKTVLFFCAITYSDGKSPSKGRFMASIFSDLTPEEMKSIHTFLVDQKNLNLVSSQNTLNKNAIFMMDLNLPKKRNALNFLDRDGPKPAREAKVVILFRDQPNPNITEYVVGPLPHPYYYRPITPKGNRVIPFASRPVTAIEYEKIYKKLVEITLEFNHILLEISGYSFYNCSTRCLTFSDIAPRGLKSGERRSWIVLQRLTDGLFLHPIGFELLLNHHSLHPKDWTVEKVWYNGQYFDSVKELVRKFERNEVTKFIVPELTENVLYSTFTPRGEFKTKTDIHGPKICEPQGKRYKVLGNYVEYTGWNFAYRVHASSGLQIFDIQYNDERIAYEVSIQEAVAFYSGASPAAMQTKYIDSGWGMGTVHYELAKGIDCPEMATYVDLYSFYDTNEPVHYKNALCIFELPMGMPLRRHFDSTHDGGYKSYAGLESHALVVRTTSTVYNYDYIWDFLFYQNGVIEVKVSATGYIHATFFTPDGLRYGSRVYSHVLGMLHTHLVNYKVDLDIAGTENSFETLDLKYENISNPWSPGDFIIQSRLDRVPRTSEKQAAFKFGSPTPRYLAFQNPSKKNKWGHEKSYRIQHNSHAHSLLPRGWGAEKGIAWSRYSLAVTRHSDSEQSSSSLYAQCNPWEPLVYFENFIRNNEDIVNKDLVAWVTVGFLHIPHSEDIPNTSTPGNAVGFFLRPFNFFDEDPSVASRSTVIVRPTDNTFSRVNIERWTSDVVGQCVSDAPFHYNGTYFSV